The window ttgataaaggtttataaatgatttctaaATCTTCAtaaattattcataaatatttattaattatttataatcctTATAAAGCCTTataaactgattttataaactcttataaatgaattatactttaataatatatttaaaaaactttatagactgattttataaagtcttattaattgttttataaaccattataaataatcttttatttattataataatttacaaaCATTTATATTAGAATTATAGACACTtgctttatgaatattttactaCTAAATGTttgtaaagatttataaactcttgaaaaagatttattAACTCTTATAAATTGTGGTATGAAGATTATTAAactcttataatatttttataaacccttatatacAGAttcataaacttttataaatatatttacaaaaccttataaatgatttataagttcttataaatagttttataaacccttataagaGGTTTCTAACATGCAAGATAATATAGATTAGCTAGAACCCAAGCTGCAGCAAGACTACCTTCCTTTCCCTTGTATCAGAACTTTGCAATTGATCAACCTTCTCAGTGGGAAGATAAGGGCCAGTTTCATCCATCCTTGGACCAACAGAGCCTCTCTCACGTTTGTCTAACAGATGCTGGAGAAGGAGGAACATGCGAGTGGTTCCTGTTTGCATTCCGAGGAGCTTTGTTTTCCTTCATTGTTTCGTTTGCAAATGAACATCCCGCATAGAACTTATCCGAAAGACCATCTTCTGGATCTTTAGATTCCACTTCTGCTAACATCTCAACGGCTCTGTCGTAAGACTTCGTGAACGGTTCATCTCCGAACTCAATCTCTGCAGAAGAATCTCTCACAGCATCAATCAGAGATTTAGCTTCTGGGATTCGACCCATACGCATCAAGCAGATGGCCAGGTTGCACTGTTTGTTTTTGTCTGGCTCCAAACACAAAGCTCTCCTATTCATAGATACATAAGTGCATATAAGGAAAAGACTCGCAAGGGCAAACACAAACTAACAAGAACCAAACCTTGTAAGCATTGAGTTGTACTATCAACAATATCTTAAAACCCACATTTATATgaggttataattttttaaaatacaatgttCACTATCCGAAAATATTTCTCCTAACCAGAACTATTCAAATGACAAGTCTAAATCAAccttatttgttttttgaataACAGAGGAACGAAAATCCTAAAATTACTTGAACCCagatttataaaggtttataattttttgaaaactcaATGTTCACTATCAAAACTCTTTCTCTTAGATCGACCTTTATAAACCAACCttcgttgatttttttttataacagaaAGAACAAATCCAAAATATTACTTGAATCGAACAAAACAAAtacacaaattaaaaacataCCAGTGTGAATCGTGGAGAGGAGCCAACATCTTTGAAGTTTTGAATCGTGATTCTCGTAATTGCTTATCGCTAGATGCGTGAGAGAGAGTGACGATGGAACTCAACGGAGACGACGATGGATCTCGTCGGAGATGACGACATATCTCAACGGAGAGAGAAGAACGATCTCCACAGGGAGAGAGACGATGGATCTCGGAAAGAGAGACGGCGGATCTGACGGAGAGAGAGACGGTGGATCCGACGGAGAGAGAGACGGTGAATCCGAAAGGAGAGAGAAGAAGGATCACGACGGTGGAGAAGAAAGAGACGATAGATTGAAGTGAAGATAAGGTTAGTTTAGTCTTTTACCAATTAATGAATGtgttatttatgaaaatgtcctTTGAGTGGTGGTATAAGTGAAAAGTGGTATGATGTAAAGTGTATAAGtaaaatttttcttgttttactcTTATTTTTGTATCTTTATTCGATTTTTGGTTCTTTCTTACCATTTGGTTCaactataaaattaatattatcaatttttatatatgttattatatcaacaaaatcttatttaaaattttaaaatatgaaaatgtatacatatatatacatgaactataatatatatgtttctctatcaatgtaaatgttatatataatttgagtGAAGCGGAAAAAAATAGATGATACAAAATAACTTGGATGGCTActtcttataattttttataaataaaatatataaactatggatatgttaaatatataattttgtgtaaatgattttataaaagatacttatattttaaaataaattatttcataaaacgaaaatattaaatcttATGTTTAAAGATTTATTTGTGAGGTTTGAAAATGAATAATATGAATTAATAAAGTAGCCTATCAAGcaataatcaataaaaataattaaatttgtattCATTTGTCATCTGCAAATGTCCCAGccattttctcttcttttatgCACATCAAAAATTTTAAGCACAATCCTAATCTGCAAGcagattttttattaatgtaatcttttaattttgttCTGCAGTTAAATGATGAAAGGAGAAAAGAATACATGATAAACTGCATAGAAAGATGACTGCATATCTCCTGTATTTTTCATGCATATCATTCAAAGGCTATGATTATTACAAGATTCTTCGATTCTTCTGAAACTATTAAATgaaaagtattatatatattgttaggTTTTTCAAATCatgatccaaaaatattttatttctaaaatacGTTTGAGCATTACTGCATTAGTAAATTAGTAAAAGGAAAGTAATACTTATATACGTTTGAGCTAGAagtatcataattttaaaaatccaaaaatataatttaattattcaataattTTAGAATTCTATTAAGAAGTTGCAATAATcatttttacaaaagaaaaaaacttgcaACAATAATGACTTTTATGATTGTTTTATCTGAAGTGTGGATTTACGTTAGCATACGTGGACTGTAGACATATACATTCGTTTTGTTCGGttaagtttaatttaatttaaaattagattTGTTTGCAGTTTTATATAcgtagatatttattttagataattagatgtatatacttttaaaaggttaatcatatatttaaatgtttatataactatttcagagacaataattttatagtttatatgttGTAGCTAATCAATTGTTTAAAACCTTCATATGTATTTGttgcttcttattatatatttatcttattatatagaattatttattttataaacgataataaaatatatattaatacataataatagttcattgctaaatacaaaattagtgaaaatatttacaaaaattttttgaaaattaaaatattgttaaaatatttatcaacatATTTGttagaataaaatttatatatatatatatatatgaaaagatATCATCATTAAAGTAGttgcaaatattttatattattagctttaataaaatacatgttaatttatatatatatatatatattatatatatatatatatatattttgttaatgttaacccgtcttaccaatatattatattttttaacatgaatatttataattatgaaactaaattatatattaatttattaatttaaaataattttatcatatttagctcaatataataattttattttaataagatttattatgattatataatagataaaaatatgatagaattttatttttattttataaatgatagctgaatatattaatgtataataatatttcaaaattagttacgaaattagtgaaaatatttacatatacgttttaaaaattaatatattttaggatTCTTAGTTTTCAATTAGGTTGAATTTGGGATTTTTGATCTGTCAGGTTTATTAAGAAATGTAATGTTGGGTCGGTTTTTCTGTATGGTCGGGTTATTGTTTGGTCTAATTTTATGCCTGGTTGGGATTTCAGTTTTGTATCGGGTATTGAAGATTTTGAATTAGGATTACTAAGCAGtgacaaaaccaaaatctgTGAAGAAATAAGATTTAAACTGTTTTATCGGAAGATATATAATGAAGTTATATTTTGGAAGACATCTAatgatatatgatatttttcgTAGAGAAATAGCTCATCGATCCAATTTatgttttatagtttttaatattttcttatcaattttcatgatttatttctttttaagaatttatatttttcctttcacgatttctgtatatattcataaaagtattttttatttctctccAAATTTAGGGgtgtataataaatatatatggttcccaatattttaaagtttagaACTTCAAAACCCTTTTTTCAAACCgtctctctttttctctatcTCCATGCGCCGCCAGTACTGAGAGCCGAGTTCTCAATCCCCAAACTCCAAACCCTATATTCATTTTCGATTTGGATCTTGTCATCTGCCTCCTTCTTGATCCTCTCCTAAAACAAGGTGAAAAGTTGGTTTGCTCATTTTCGATATTTGGTTCATGACTCCTTCCACTAgtctaatatattatatataatattaaatcttGCTTGCTAGATCTTGATTGTTGATTGCTGCAACAATATTTTAATGACCTAAATTATATTGATATGACTGTAAACCAAATTTGATTCATGTAATTGTTAAATTTATAATTGATGCTTAATGATTGAGAACAAGGAActtaaaatgtatatttaaGTTATTCGGCGACAAGTGGATTGATTCAAATTTCTTATATTATTCATGTCGTATCGAAAATTTTGATATCCGCATACGCCCTCTCGTGATAATGATTCGTACAACCATTAATCTTGACAATATCCCAGTTTTAGATTCGATTTGGATCAAATCGATTTCAGTTTGATTAAATAGTATGTGTTTGAGTTTTGATATCATTCATAgatttttaacttaaaattaACTGATGATAACTGGATTGGTCCAAAttctttatgtattttttatattctaTTGAAATTCATGATATAATTTCACATGTTCCTTCTTCGAAATAATGATTGGTATAACCATTAATTTTTACAATATCTCAATTTAGTATTCGGTTGGGACAAATCATTTATACATCGCAATAAATCCAATGCACACAAGTCTCTGGAAATTCCATTGTATTcagaattttttcaaaaaaaaactgaaaaagcaTTTTGTTTCGGTTTCATAACTTTCGACGCTAGTGTTTCAACATGGTTGCTAGAATCTTAAACATGATCTTATAGATTGTGTTACATAGCACAACTGTGAGGTaatcttttcatattttatgcATCCAACTATCTTGGAGACCCAACCTAAAAGCGTTACGTTAACTCTATACGGCATAAATCTTACGTTAACTCCATACGACATAAATTCACTGTGAAAGTATGATTGCATCGCAGTGACAAAGTCATGGTCTGCAACAAATgtcatgtttttgtttctttttggtttgttttggtGAGTGTGTTTCCTTGTTTGGTTAGTGTGTTTTCGTAATCTCTGGCATTTTTTGTTGAATATCTGAGTCATTAATGCAATTAAAGAACTTGGATCCTCTTAACCGTCTCTTCTAACATCTCAGTTTCACGTTTTTGTGATGGTTTCATCTCTTGACAGAGAAAAAGAAGTTGTGAATATGGGAGCTCCAAAGCATAAGTGGACaccggaagaagaagaagctcttATGGCTGGAGTACTCGAACATGGAATCGGAAAATGGCGTTCGATTCTCGGAAACCCTGAGTATTCCTCTGTTTTGCACTCTCGCTCAAATGTGGATCTCaaggtaaataattaaaaaacaaaaaaaaaaaacaagaaacgtTAAAGAGATTAGATAAGGGTTAATAGAAACTTGAAACACTTTGTCAGGACAAATGGAGAAACATAAGTGTAGCAGCTACTTGTGGATCTAGGAAGAAGGCTAAGCAAGGTGATGATGGAGGACAACAGATTGTTCCAGCATCTGCTCCTCTTGCATTCTCATATGAGCCACCACAAGATCTCTTCACAAGGTTTTGACTTCTTGTATATGAGTCATCTGATCAATGCTGTGAAATGTTTTCATATTGGAAAGAGTCTAAGATTCTTGAAAATAGTCCTAAGCTCAAAAATATGTCTTCCTTCTTGTAGTGTGGATAACATGATTTTGGAGGCTATAACTAACTTTAAGGGACCGTTGGGTCCTGATAGAAACTCAATCTTGCTGTCTGCAGAGGTAACTCTTAAGCATTCTTTCTATGTTTTATTCCTTGAGTCATCTATTCAAATCATCATTGACTTAGTGTAGCtgtaacttctttttttttcaggtgaATGCTAATATGCCAATGTATATGGAACCGCTTGTGAGTTCAAGACTCGAGCATTTGATCAATACTGAAACAATAATTAAGGTAAAGAAAGAGAGActttgattgaaaaaaaaaaactgtgctTATAATATAAACTTTTCACATGACTCAGCTTTAACAATTGTTTTGTTCTCTCGTCTCTCAGAGAGAGCACAGGTACAGTGTTTCTCAGGGCTATGCAGCTGCAAAAGCAATAGCAGAAGCAGAGTTGGCACTAGCAGAAGCTGAATTAGCGGCAAGAGAAGCGGATAACGCAGAAGCTAAGGCCGAAGCTGCCCGTATTTTCGCAAAAGTTGCAATGAAAGCTTTGAAAGCAACTCGGTAAGAGATATTTGTGATTCTTGTTTCTGTGCTGATAGGGAAGACAGATCATGTCATGTCTGAACCTTGCATCTAAACTTGCACCTTTGTTATGTCAGATTCTGTTTAAaaccttctctctctttttttttaaagttgttGTAGTAACTTTATTACCTTCAGGTTTCTCATGACCCATTTAGAGAAAACTGGTTTgaaggaaacaaatcaaagcttttgaaacattttttgtttttgagtttCCAAAATTGCAAATGGTTTAGAATAGAATACAATCCACATCTAATATACAGAGACAAGACTGGACCAGCAGCAGAGACAAGAAAATAGAGACAAACTCTTCAACCATCATCATTGTCACGCAGGCACACAATACATGAAGAAGACTAAGAAGAGAGAATGTGTGTTCTTGGTGAAGTTTTAGTTCTTTGATTTTGAATGCTTTACCAGCCAATCAATGACCTGATCAATGTTGGTAGAGTTCTTGCAAGATATCATGAAACAGCAAACTTCTCTATCCGTAAGCGACTGAAGCTCCCTGCAATCACAATAACATACAAAAACATGATCAGATCGAGCTACAAGGAGACAGACTCTTGTGCTGGTTTTAGTTGAAGAAACAAGGCTATACATTTCGTGGGTTAAGGCTTCTTTAGAGAGAGCTCCAGGTTTGTCGATCTTGTTCCCAAGAACCAGAAGAGGGATACCGTTGAGAGAAGTCTTGCTCAACAAATCATGGAGTTCGCTTTTGGAGACACTTAGGTTGTCAGGATCCGCAGCATCAACTACATACCTGCAGGATAAAAGGACTCTTAACAtgaaccaaacaaaacaaaacaaaaactgtgGGAGATATAAAGAGATCCTTACACAATAGCGGAAACAGCGCGGCAATAACGTTCCCACATACTGCGGAATCTAGGTTGACCACCAAGATCCCATAGCTTGATTGTAACATTTCCTTTTGTCACTTTCCTCATGTTAAAACCCACCTGAATAGCACAAAAGAAGATAAAGAAATATCATCATGTTATTGATGTCTTTCTTAAAGATGAATTGTATAAGAGAAAAAGATGTAAACACTTACCGTAGGAATCATGTCCTCACTATAACCACCagtctaataaaaaaaagagataaaagaTATCAAACTGAATGTTAagacgagaaaaaaaaaaagagggtgTTTGTCAGGAAGAAGCAATATAGACTTACTGCAACAACATTGACAAGTGATGTCTTTCCTGCATTCTGAAGCCCTATCAAAGAAAGCTCCATTTCTTGCTTGAAGAAGaggctacaaaaaaaaagcataacCCAAACAAAACAAGTGAATCTGTGTTCTGTCGGAATAGGAACATAACTTGTCTACCAGCAGACATGTTTAATCGGTCTATTTCCAGCAATTGAATTCGaataaaatcaacaaaaaaaagaaactcaatACGATTCAAGATGAGATTATCTCACCTACGAAGCCAATTGAGGAAAGCTTCCCATAAACCCATTGAATTGATTCACTGAAGAGCTCAGGCAGAGATTCTGAAACAGATGTCAGATCCGCCTGCCAACAACTCTCGTCACGGATCTCTTTTGAGAGgtcagaagcttcttcttctcctcctcctcctccgtcgcTTACTAatgattgagagagagagagacggcaaACTAAAAAAGAGTCAAAGCCACGAGATCTAGAccgtttaaatttttaattctgTTCCTTTTTAATCAACGGTTTCGATCTTCTAAGCGTTTTATTTATCTGCTGTTTGGTCGGTAGACCGAACATTATGGGTagctatttttaaataatagtatttaattttggttttggcCAATCAGAGTAGAGATATGGTGACAGATAAACTAGAAGCTTGGGAAGAAGAACATATACACCACTCGTGATAAAGATGTGCGTGAACAACACGTACGTCCACTATTATTGGCGGGTGCCGCTAGAGATGTCAAATGGGCGGGTTGGGCAGGTCTGGATGTGTCCGAATGGACTTCATTTTTTTGCTGGACATTTTTGGTCGAAGCCCAAATAGAACCATGTCCAAATGAGACCATAACCAAATAAGACAATGTTTTGTTGCGCTATCCATGGGCGGCCTATACGCCCACTTAATGTAAACAACATAATTTCAGTTTTAAagatttaaagatttttaagttttcaattttaaaaatgtcatatacttaaactttatgttttaaacttcatgtttcaaaattataaaaaatacaagATAAGTTCAAAAGATTCGTGATTTCGTCTGACTTGCGGAAACAGAAACAGTCGTGAGACTCGCCACCAGCTTCGTTATGAACACAAATCACCAATCCATCTAACACCTAACCCATAACACAATATTAGTAGATGATACGAATCGTACCTAATAGTGAAAACCCATAACACAAATCACGAAATCAAACCTTAAGAGATGATGAAATCAGAAGTTGGTGAAGAATCGAAAGAGAATCGAAGAAGAACGAAGACGCGGAAGAAGAATCGAACACGAAGAGGAAGAATCGAATACGAGGGCTCGAAGAAGAAAAATCGAAGACGAGGACTAGAAGAGGAAGAATCAAACACGAAGAAAAATCGCAAGAGTAAGacggaaagaaaaaaaagaggtgATTTGTGTTTTTCTCAATTTTTTCAAACCCTAGTCATTTAAGGTTATTGGGCCGGCCATTGTCCAATTGGTTAAGTCCAATGTTGTCCATAGATATAATTGGATTCACCCATCTggacaaattttaattatggttTAATATGGGTGTGTCCATTTTGGACCATATTGATTTGGACACGGGTCACCCATTTATAGCCTGCCCATTTGACATCTCTAGGTGCCGCCAAAGGAGCTTGCGGTGCCAGTGATACTGGAGATCAGGGGAGGTGCATTACATGTGTCGTTTACCCTTAATCGTGGTGATTTTGTATGTAGAATTGTAGATAAACATTTGATTGAGTTCTCTTTATCATGGGCTTTTTAACTGACCCACGGTAATGGGGCAAACAAGATGATCATTTTATTAACCATGAATTTACTTCCAAATAATTCTTTTCAAATTAAGTAAATTTCGTATTATATGCCTTTGTTTGAGtatattatgatttattttctttcggTTCAACAATACACTTTTCATTAACCAAATTCAAGAGCTTACAACCGGTTTATCAACATCTACAAAAGTTTTTAACCACGTTAGTAAAACAGAATACAACTTAGGTATAAAGAACGCGAACGTATAAGTTTCCTTGAGTAATACTCCACATCAAAACCTCGATTTTCTGCCATCAAGAAAGAGATTTTGAAATCTGCGATAGAAGTTTTATTGTCGGTCACATAGATTTTTCTCCATTGATTAGCTTTTTTACCACCATGGAATCTGTCTCAAAAACCACTCGTGTATATCGAAGTTTGAGAGAATTTGAATGGCCCATCTTAGTGCTTCAGCCTCTGCTTCTAACGCTCATCTCAATCTTGATAGCTTCCTCGCTCCTGCCCACACTTGATTTCCATGATGGTCTCTCGCCACCTATCCTATTCCACCTTCTCCCGTATCTTTATTCCAGGCTCCATCGGTGTTACATTTGATCCATGTTAGTGGTAGTGATTTCCATCTCTGATCAGGTTTCTATACGGTGATGTTTTTAACCTCTACACTTTTAATTTCTTCTCTGCTTTTTCAGTGCCTCTCGTCCTCTTTTGTTTTAGTAATcgtatattatgattttattgttTGATACTTGAGTGTGTATTCAATCTATTATGATTTGATTGTTAATAAAAGTGTAATTTTAgttgaatttaaattttttactatgattttaattaaaatagtttaaaatatcatataaaactatgatatttgaataatttattttattttaaattataaaaattcagTAAAACATTTTGAATATCTTATAAACCtaaaatttacaattaaaaatattttaagggACTACtcctgttttaaaaaaattggcaTGAGTATACTCAGTCGAGTGCGGGTCAAATAAAACCAGACCCGAATCCGGAAAAAGGAGGTTATCTATTGTTTAATTGCGCCAGCGAAATTAGGGCACCCCCAATAAACCCTTGTCGACCCTTTTCCACCGGAGAGCTCAAAGTTCGCCGTAACTCGGagaaatagagaaaaaaatatattaaatttacgGCGGGAAAGTGTAACAATGGCTGACAGGGAGAAAAGTGGAGGAGATAGCAGCAGCAGCGAAGATGAGGATCCCAAGTGGAAAGCCGCCATCAATTCGATAGTCACCACCACAGCTTACGCCGCCTCCGCCTCGAAGCTCGCAGCTACTG of the Brassica rapa cultivar Chiifu-401-42 chromosome A03, CAAS_Brap_v3.01, whole genome shotgun sequence genome contains:
- the LOC117132495 gene encoding protein POLLENLESS 3-like codes for the protein MLAPLHDSHWRALCLEPDKNKQCNLAICLMRMGRIPEAKSLIDAVRDSSAEIEFGDEPFTKSYDRAVEMLAEVESKDPEDGLSDKFYAGCSFANETMKENKAPRNANRNHSHVPPSPASVRQT
- the LOC103860633 gene encoding telomere repeat-binding factor 3 isoform X2, which translates into the protein MGAPKHKWTPEEEEALMAGVLEHGIGKWRSILGNPEYSSVLHSRSNVDLKDKWRNISVAATCGSRKKAKQGDDGGQQIVPASAPLAFSYEPPQDLFTSVDNMILEAITNFKGPLGPDRNSILLSAEVNANMPMYMEPLVSSRLEHLINTETIIKREHRYSVSQGYAAAKAIAEAELALAEAELAAREADNAEAKAEAARIFAKVAMKALKATR
- the LOC103860633 gene encoding telomere repeat-binding factor 3 isoform X1, with amino-acid sequence MVSSLDREKEVVNMGAPKHKWTPEEEEALMAGVLEHGIGKWRSILGNPEYSSVLHSRSNVDLKDKWRNISVAATCGSRKKAKQGDDGGQQIVPASAPLAFSYEPPQDLFTSVDNMILEAITNFKGPLGPDRNSILLSAEVNANMPMYMEPLVSSRLEHLINTETIIKREHRYSVSQGYAAAKAIAEAELALAEAELAAREADNAEAKAEAARIFAKVAMKALKATR
- the LOC103860632 gene encoding ADP-ribosylation factor-like protein 8a; translation: MGLWEAFLNWLRSLFFKQEMELSLIGLQNAGKTSLVNVVATGGYSEDMIPTVGFNMRKVTKGNVTIKLWDLGGQPRFRSMWERYCRAVSAIVYVVDAADPDNLSVSKSELHDLLSKTSLNGIPLLVLGNKIDKPGALSKEALTHEMELQSLTDREVCCFMISCKNSTNIDQVIDWLVKHSKSKN